TTCGTAATTGCCCTGCCCCTTGGAGATAATCAAGTCAGCTTGATTGAACAAATTGCGGAATTCCCCGGAACACTCCTCAATTAACGTTCCCGGCGCGTCTGACCCGTTTGTGATCACGGGTACGAGTTTAGAAATACCGGCCGCTTGTGCGTCCTCCAGAGTGGCATCGTTGATGACAGGATATCCACGCACCACCACCTTGATTTTTTCAAGCGGAAGCGCCTCAATCAGCAGGCGATCGAACACAATTTCACCAGCGTTGTCAGCCAGATAGAGAATAGAACGCGCCTCTGCAGCGGCTTTAAACAAATCGGAAACACAGCCAACGAGCGGCCTGTCCCACACGGCGTCTAAATGACCCGACAAATCCTCCAGCGCAATCCGGCTCTTCGATCCGGCGTCCAGCAGGTTTCCGGCAATCGCCAGACGCACCACGGCCTCGCGGGGATTTGAATGGCGGCGCGCCATTTCAACCAAGGCGGGCAACAGATCAAGGGCGATCCGGTTCATCTGATCCTTGAGCAAACGATAAGGATCGGCCTGTCCCGTCTCCTGCCGGACAAGTCGTTGCAAGCGTTGCGAAATCGCCACAGGCATCGCATTCCAGTCGGCGTCGGAAATTTCACGTAGCAGTCGCCTGAGCAGCCGTTCTTTTAGTACGGTATCGGTTGACGACATCTC
This DNA window, taken from bacterium, encodes the following:
- a CDS encoding ARMT1-like domain-containing protein yields the protein MKTNLECIPCLVRQAVEAVEMSSTDTVLKERLLRRLLREISDADWNAMPVAISQRLQRLVRQETGQADPYRLLKDQMNRIALDLLPALVEMARRHSNPREAVVRLAIAGNLLDAGSKSRIALEDLSGHLDAVWDRPLVGCVSDLFKAAAEARSILYLADNAGEIVFDRLLIEALPLEKIKVVVRGYPVINDATLEDAQAAGISKLVPVITNGSDAPGTLIEECSGEFRNLFNQADLIISKGQGNYETLSGSGRPIFFLLTVKCPMIAADIGAAVGALVVKRDGNVVNT